A stretch of DNA from Cryptosporangium aurantiacum:
GCCGTGCCTACCGCGAAGCAGAGAACCCAGACGTAGTCGACGACTCGACGCTCGTCGTCTCCACCTGGACCTTCGTTGGCCTCGGTCACCTCACCGACGGCGACGTCGCCCTAGCCGCCTCCGCAGCAGCCCGAGCGCGCGAACGACGGGAGACCGCCCGCGAACAATCCGTCTCCGATCAGAAAGGAGCCCCATGACCCCAGTCATCCCGATCATCGACCGGCTCTGGTCGGTCACCGACACCTCGACCTATCTCGGAGTCCCGGTGGGAACCCTGTACCAGTGGCATCACCGCCGGATCGGTCCGCCGGCCTACAAGGTCGGCCGCCGACTCAAGTACGACCCGGCCGAAGTCCGCTCCTGGCTCCGGCAGCAGGTGGCCTGATGGCGAGCGTCGAGCGTCGCAGCAGGGACGGACACATCACCTGGCTCGCCCGGTGGCGCGACGACACCGGGCGTCAACGCAAGCGGTCGTTCCCTCGGAAGGCCGACGCTCAGCGGTTCGTGACCCAGGTCGAGGGAGACCTACTCCGCGGCCAGTACGTCGACCCCTCCGACCGAACCACGGTCGCCGAGTACGCCTGGCAGTGGGCGAAGGCACGACACCACCGGCCCTCGACGGCACGGAACGTCGCTGGGCATATCCGCACTCATATCGAGGGCACGGACCTCGGCAAGCGGCGACTCGCCGCGGTCCGGCCCTCCGAGGTCCAGGTCTGGGCCACTGATCGGGCGAAGCACCTGGCCCCGACCACGCTACGGAACGTCGTCGGCTTGCTTCGATCGGTCTATGCCTCCGCGGTGCTGGATCGACTGGTGGCTCAAACGCCGGTTGTTCGGCTCCAGCTGCCGCCGTCGCATCGCGAGCGGGTCGTTCCGCTAACCGTCGACCAGGTCCGCGTGCTCGCCGCCGCGATGCCCAAGCGGAACCGAGCAATGGTCATCACCCAAGCCGGGCTCGGGCTTCGCATTGGCGAGTTGCTCGCGCTACGCGTCCAAGACGTCAACTTCCTGAAGCGCACGGCCCGGGTGGAGTTTCAGATCGCCCCTGGGTCACGGACAAGGTCGGACCCCAAGACGCGCCGGTCCCGGCGAACGATCCCGCTTCCGCAAGTCGTCGCCGATGCGATCCAAGCCCACCTAGCCGACTTTGACCCGGCCGAGGACGGCACT
This window harbors:
- a CDS encoding helix-turn-helix transcriptional regulator → MTPVIPIIDRLWSVTDTSTYLGVPVGTLYQWHHRRIGPPAYKVGRRLKYDPAEVRSWLRQQVA
- a CDS encoding tyrosine-type recombinase/integrase, producing the protein MASVERRSRDGHITWLARWRDDTGRQRKRSFPRKADAQRFVTQVEGDLLRGQYVDPSDRTTVAEYAWQWAKARHHRPSTARNVAGHIRTHIEGTDLGKRRLAAVRPSEVQVWATDRAKHLAPTTLRNVVGLLRSVYASAVLDRLVAQTPVVRLQLPPSHRERVVPLTVDQVRVLAAAMPKRNRAMVITQAGLGLRIGELLALRVQDVNFLKRTARVEFQIAPGSRTRSDPKTRRSRRTIPLPQVVADAIQAHLADFDPAEDGTIFTTRFGAPYSHAYYGAQIFKATVKKLDGVPDSTTPHDLRHHYASVLLSKGESVVAVAERLGHENANLVLSTYGHLMPDSEDRTRRAIDDAWNGAPDVPQNKRKRV